In Oreochromis aureus strain Israel breed Guangdong linkage group 20, ZZ_aureus, whole genome shotgun sequence, the following are encoded in one genomic region:
- the LOC116310937 gene encoding protein phosphatase 1 regulatory subunit 12B-like isoform X1 yields the protein MSSYYPRTKDLTRTRKSLTESPPSSPSPTEKNYRHDRVSRFDSIGESATDKSLGRTSSYTRREARLAALNKQEQDSTAKDYKKMYAEALHENAKLKSRLQESKQELAKIRSQLEKVTQRHGTISERSSVLESEKREKQTLEKRVSDMEDELKVLTELKSDNQRLKDENGALIRVISKLSK from the exons ATGTCATCCTACTACCCACGCACCAAGGACCTGACTCGCACCAGGAAGTCACTGACAGAATCGCCACCATCGTCTCCGTCCCCTACAGAAAAAAACTACAGA catgacagagTGTCAAG ATTTGATTCCATTGGAGAGAGTGCTACAGACAAGTCACTGGGCCGCACCAGCTCATACACGCGCAGAGAGGCAAGGCTGGCTGCACTGAATAAACAAGAACAAGACTCCACGGCCAAAGACTATAAGAAG aTGTATGCAGAAGCTTTGCATGAAAATGCAAAACTCAAGTCCAGGTTGCAGGAGAGCAAACAAGAGCTAGCCAAGATACGTTCCCAACTGGAGAAAGTCACTCAG AGACACGGCACAATATCTGAAAGATCTTCAGTACTTGAATCAGAAAAAAGG GAAAAACAAACCCTTGAGAAAAGAGTGTCAGACATGGAGGATGAATTAAAG GTCTTAACAGAGCTCAAGTCAGACAACCAGAGACTAAAGGATGAAAATGGTGCTCTCATTCGAGTCATCAGCAaactgtcaaaatga
- the LOC116310937 gene encoding protein phosphatase 1 regulatory subunit 12B-like isoform X3 has product MSSYYPRTKDLTRTRKSLTESPPSSPSPTEKNYRHDRVSRFDSIGESATDKSLGRTSSYTRREARLAALNKQEQDSTAKDYKKMYAEALHENAKLKSRLQESKQELAKIRSQLEKVTQRHGTISERSSVLESEKREKQTLEKRVSDMEDELKDAPLRFRCGYQP; this is encoded by the exons ATGTCATCCTACTACCCACGCACCAAGGACCTGACTCGCACCAGGAAGTCACTGACAGAATCGCCACCATCGTCTCCGTCCCCTACAGAAAAAAACTACAGA catgacagagTGTCAAG ATTTGATTCCATTGGAGAGAGTGCTACAGACAAGTCACTGGGCCGCACCAGCTCATACACGCGCAGAGAGGCAAGGCTGGCTGCACTGAATAAACAAGAACAAGACTCCACGGCCAAAGACTATAAGAAG aTGTATGCAGAAGCTTTGCATGAAAATGCAAAACTCAAGTCCAGGTTGCAGGAGAGCAAACAAGAGCTAGCCAAGATACGTTCCCAACTGGAGAAAGTCACTCAG AGACACGGCACAATATCTGAAAGATCTTCAGTACTTGAATCAGAAAAAAGG GAAAAACAAACCCTTGAGAAAAGAGTGTCAGACATGGAGGATGAATTAAAG GATGCCCCACTGCGGTTTCGCTGTGGGTACCAGCCCTGA
- the LOC116310937 gene encoding protein phosphatase 1 regulatory subunit 12B-like isoform X2: protein MSSYYPRTKDLTRTRKSLTESPPSSPSPTEKNYRHDRVSRFDSIGESATDKSLGRTSSYTRREARLAALNKQEQDSTAKDYKKMYAEALHENAKLKSRLQESKQELAKIRSQLEKVTQRHGTISERSSVLESEKREKQTLEKRVSDMEDELKQDAPLRFRCGYQP, encoded by the exons ATGTCATCCTACTACCCACGCACCAAGGACCTGACTCGCACCAGGAAGTCACTGACAGAATCGCCACCATCGTCTCCGTCCCCTACAGAAAAAAACTACAGA catgacagagTGTCAAG ATTTGATTCCATTGGAGAGAGTGCTACAGACAAGTCACTGGGCCGCACCAGCTCATACACGCGCAGAGAGGCAAGGCTGGCTGCACTGAATAAACAAGAACAAGACTCCACGGCCAAAGACTATAAGAAG aTGTATGCAGAAGCTTTGCATGAAAATGCAAAACTCAAGTCCAGGTTGCAGGAGAGCAAACAAGAGCTAGCCAAGATACGTTCCCAACTGGAGAAAGTCACTCAG AGACACGGCACAATATCTGAAAGATCTTCAGTACTTGAATCAGAAAAAAGG GAAAAACAAACCCTTGAGAAAAGAGTGTCAGACATGGAGGATGAATTAAAG CAGGATGCCCCACTGCGGTTTCGCTGTGGGTACCAGCCCTGA
- the LOC116310894 gene encoding synaptotagmin-1-like isoform X1 — protein sequence MKWNLFRHQTTPMVAAKPTGASALTVTPAPVALVSGDNSTEPVSKNDAFDEIKNKFLNEIDKIPLPSWAIIAIAVVAALLILTCCFCIVKKCCFKKKKNKKGKKGKGDMGMKNLKGGEKPQDDDDEEDDVEPGLTGDEKEEEVKEKEKLGKLQYSIDYDFQENKLTVGILQAADLLSMDSGGTSDPYVKVFVLPDKKKKFDTKVHKKTLNPVFNETFTFKIPFQEMGGKTLVMSVYDFDRFSKHDVIGEIKIPMNTLDLAKPIEEWRDLDSADQEEPEKLGDICISLRYVPTAGKLTICILEAKNLKKMDVGGLSDPYVKINLLQNGKRLKKKKTTVKKNTLNPYYNESFSFEIPLEQMQKIQAVITVLDYDKIGKNDAIGKIWVGSKSTGAGLKHWSDMLANPRRPIAQWHPLQPEEEVDAALAALTAKK from the exons ATGAAGTGGAACTTGTTCAGGCATCAGACAACGCCCATGGTCGCTGCTAAGCCAACGGGAGCCAGTGCCTTGACTGTGACTCCAGCGCCGGTCGCGTTAGTCTCGGGAGACAACTCCACCGAACCAGTGAGCAAGAATGATGCCTTTGACGAGATCAAAAACAAGTTCCTGAATGAAATCGACAAGATTCCAC TGCCATCATGGGCCATTATCGCCATTGCCGTGGTCGCCGCTTTACTCATTCTAACATGCTGCTTCTGCATCGTCAAGAAGTGCTGtttcaaaaagaagaagaacaagaagggCAAGAAGGGGAAGGGTGACATGGGAATGAAGAACCTGAAAGGTGGAGAG AAACCACAGGATGAcgatgatgaagaagatgatgtgGAACCTGGACTGACTGGGGatgaaaaagaagaggaagtgaaGGAGAAGGAAAAGTTAGGGAAGCTGCAGTACTCAATTGATTATGACTTCCAAGAGAACAAG TTGACTGTGGGAATCCTGCAAGCCGCTGATCTCCTCTCCATGGACAGCGGTGGCACCTCAGATCCCTACGTGAAAGTCTTTGTCCTCCCAGACAAGAAGAAAAAGTTTGACACAAAGGTTCACAAGAAAACACTGAATCCTGTATTCAATGAGACCTTTACCTTTAAG ATACCATTCCAAGAGATGGGAGGGAAGACTCTGGTAATGTCCGTTTATGACTTTGATCGCTTCTCTAAGCATGACGTCATTGGAGAGATTAAAATACCCATGAACACCCTTGACTTGGCAAAGCCAATTGAAGAGTGGAGAGACCTGGACAGTGCAGATCAAGAAGAG CCGGAGAAGCTGGGTGACATTTGCATCTCCCTGCGTTATGTCCCCACTGCCGGCAAACTCACCATCTGTATTCTGGAGGCCAAGAACCTCAAGAAAATGGATGTGGGTGGATTGTCAG atcCATACGTGAAAATCAACCTTTTGCAGAATGGAAAGaggctgaagaagaagaagacgacagTGAAAAAGAACACTTTGAATCCTTATTACAATGAGTCCTTCAGCTTTGAGATCCCTCTTGAGCAAATGCAG AAAATCCAAGCTGTGATCACAGTGCTGGATTACGACAAGATTGGCAAGAATGATGCCATTGGGAAGATCTGGGTAGGAAGCAAGTCCACAGGGGCTGGGCTGAAACACTGGTCCGACATGCTGGCCAACCCCCGTCGCCCCATTGCCCAGTGGCATCCACTGCAGCCAGAGGAAGAGGTGGATGCCGCCCTCGCAGCCCTGACTGCCAAGAAGTAA
- the LOC116310894 gene encoding synaptotagmin-2-like isoform X2 produces the protein MKWNLFRHQTTPMVAAKPTGASALTVTPAPVALVSGDNSTEPVSKNDAFDEIKNKFLNEIDKIPLPSWAIIAIAVVAALLILTCCFCIVKKCCFKKKKNKKGKKGKGDMGMKNLKGGEDDDDEEDDVEPGLTGDEKEEEVKEKEKLGKLQYSIDYDFQENKLTVGILQAADLLSMDSGGTSDPYVKVFVLPDKKKKFDTKVHKKTLNPVFNETFTFKIPFQEMGGKTLVMSVYDFDRFSKHDVIGEIKIPMNTLDLAKPIEEWRDLDSADQEEPEKLGDICISLRYVPTAGKLTICILEAKNLKKMDVGGLSDPYVKINLLQNGKRLKKKKTTVKKNTLNPYYNESFSFEIPLEQMQKIQAVITVLDYDKIGKNDAIGKIWVGSKSTGAGLKHWSDMLANPRRPIAQWHPLQPEEEVDAALAALTAKK, from the exons ATGAAGTGGAACTTGTTCAGGCATCAGACAACGCCCATGGTCGCTGCTAAGCCAACGGGAGCCAGTGCCTTGACTGTGACTCCAGCGCCGGTCGCGTTAGTCTCGGGAGACAACTCCACCGAACCAGTGAGCAAGAATGATGCCTTTGACGAGATCAAAAACAAGTTCCTGAATGAAATCGACAAGATTCCAC TGCCATCATGGGCCATTATCGCCATTGCCGTGGTCGCCGCTTTACTCATTCTAACATGCTGCTTCTGCATCGTCAAGAAGTGCTGtttcaaaaagaagaagaacaagaagggCAAGAAGGGGAAGGGTGACATGGGAATGAAGAACCTGAAAGGTGGAGAG GATGAcgatgatgaagaagatgatgtgGAACCTGGACTGACTGGGGatgaaaaagaagaggaagtgaaGGAGAAGGAAAAGTTAGGGAAGCTGCAGTACTCAATTGATTATGACTTCCAAGAGAACAAG TTGACTGTGGGAATCCTGCAAGCCGCTGATCTCCTCTCCATGGACAGCGGTGGCACCTCAGATCCCTACGTGAAAGTCTTTGTCCTCCCAGACAAGAAGAAAAAGTTTGACACAAAGGTTCACAAGAAAACACTGAATCCTGTATTCAATGAGACCTTTACCTTTAAG ATACCATTCCAAGAGATGGGAGGGAAGACTCTGGTAATGTCCGTTTATGACTTTGATCGCTTCTCTAAGCATGACGTCATTGGAGAGATTAAAATACCCATGAACACCCTTGACTTGGCAAAGCCAATTGAAGAGTGGAGAGACCTGGACAGTGCAGATCAAGAAGAG CCGGAGAAGCTGGGTGACATTTGCATCTCCCTGCGTTATGTCCCCACTGCCGGCAAACTCACCATCTGTATTCTGGAGGCCAAGAACCTCAAGAAAATGGATGTGGGTGGATTGTCAG atcCATACGTGAAAATCAACCTTTTGCAGAATGGAAAGaggctgaagaagaagaagacgacagTGAAAAAGAACACTTTGAATCCTTATTACAATGAGTCCTTCAGCTTTGAGATCCCTCTTGAGCAAATGCAG AAAATCCAAGCTGTGATCACAGTGCTGGATTACGACAAGATTGGCAAGAATGATGCCATTGGGAAGATCTGGGTAGGAAGCAAGTCCACAGGGGCTGGGCTGAAACACTGGTCCGACATGCTGGCCAACCCCCGTCGCCCCATTGCCCAGTGGCATCCACTGCAGCCAGAGGAAGAGGTGGATGCCGCCCTCGCAGCCCTGACTGCCAAGAAGTAA